Part of the Paenibacillus terrae HPL-003 genome is shown below.
GATTACAAGCCTGCACGAAGCTTTGGTGAACAAACTTGGGTTGGCTTCAAGCATTTTAAGTTCCTGTTTACAGATGATAATTTTTTACGTGTCCTTCGTAATACACTTGCTATGAGTATGATCAACCTGATTTTTGGGTTTGTCACTGCCATTATTTTGGCATTGCTGCTTAATGAAATTAAAAAAATTTTCTGGAAGAGAGCCGTTCAGACCATTTCGTATTTGCCACACTTTTTGTCATGGATTATCGTTACGGGAATTGTTGCCACTTCTCTTGCCTCTGACGGCATTGTCAACGAAATGTTGATGAAGCTGCATTTGGTTGATAAACCAATTTTATGGTTGAGTGAAGGAAAGTATTTTTGGGGAGTAGTGGGAGCCTCACACGTTTGGAAAGAAGTTGGCTGGAATACAATTATTTATTTGGCCGCCATAGCCTCTATTGATCCGGCTTTGTATGAAGCCGCTGATATTGACGGGGCCAACAGATATCAAAAAATGTGGAGCGTTACTTTGCCAGGCATTAAGCCAACTATTGTTATTCTGTTGATTATGTCAATTGGACATATTTTAGAAGCTGGTTTTGAAGTACAGTATTTGCTAGGCAATGGACTTGTTGTGGATTGGTCAGAAACGATTGATATTTTCGTTCTTAAATACGGTATTGCGCAAAGTAACTATTCCTTGGCCACTGCGGGAGGTATATTCAAGACCGTCGTCAGCATTACAATGCTGCTGCTCGCAAACTGGACGGCCAAGCGCCTTGGGGAAGAGAGGCTATTATAATGATGAAGAAAACTCAGATGTCTGGCCCAGAGAGTACAATTGCAATCTCCAGACGCCGTCCAGGAAGCAGGGGATTAGAGCCGTTTGTTTTCAACACACTTAATACAATATTTATGATTATCCTGGTCATTGTTACCTTGTATCCGTTCCTGAATACGATTGTAGTTTCGTTTAATGCGGGGAACGACACGATCAGAGGCGGTCTCTATCTGTGGCCTCGGCAGTTCACGTTGCAGAATTATAAAGCGGTATTCGTTTCGGGCACTATTTATAATGCATTCCTGATTTCGGTTGCACGCACCGT
Proteins encoded:
- a CDS encoding ABC transporter permease, with the translated sequence MEEIAIGAKPVKQADPKKKRRDKRVTWAIIKDQRQLIYMSVPLLAYIVLFAYVPIWGWSMAFQDYKPARSFGEQTWVGFKHFKFLFTDDNFLRVLRNTLAMSMINLIFGFVTAIILALLLNEIKKIFWKRAVQTISYLPHFLSWIIVTGIVATSLASDGIVNEMLMKLHLVDKPILWLSEGKYFWGVVGASHVWKEVGWNTIIYLAAIASIDPALYEAADIDGANRYQKMWSVTLPGIKPTIVILLIMSIGHILEAGFEVQYLLGNGLVVDWSETIDIFVLKYGIAQSNYSLATAGGIFKTVVSITMLLLANWTAKRLGEERLL